One Sparus aurata chromosome 5, fSpaAur1.1, whole genome shotgun sequence genomic window carries:
- the arhgef2b gene encoding rho guanine nucleotide exchange factor 2 isoform X1 produces the protein MSRLLESRRQDRMKEINLKNKEKERLKQREKEAREREARHSNGHLFTSLTVSSTTLCSSCNRSITAKEALSCPACNVTIHNRCRDSLASCAKMKQKQQKLTLVRNSSALQNVALRTKTPMMKERPSSAIYPSDSLRQSLLGSRRVRSGLSLAKSVSTNNIAGMTEDSVGLRRILSQSTESLNFRSRTLSMESLTDDGEWWWSPLLEELQVEGSCVQADSWSLVVEPNFLQTLHKDLIKQQDVIYELIQTEFHHVRTLRIMEGVYRRGMQEEVMLEAGVVHTIFPCLDQLLEWHSGFLSELLNRRKEGLMEGSSTNFTVRRIGELLLRQFSGQSADDMKKLYSEFCSRHPKAVKLYKEVLTRDRRLQQFVRRACRGPLLRRHGVQECILLVTQRITKYPVLIQRILDNTKGSEEEAQALSRALLLLKELISSVDKEVLELDRTRRLQEIQARLDPRAQAEVQGGGVFRGGELLRRKLLHEGTLLWKVQGSRMKDVQVLLMSDILVFLQEKDQKFTFASLDKSPVVSLNNLIVRDIANQERGMYLISASTPPEMYELYASSKDDRRTWMSRIQQTSLSCPSRDEFPLIETEDKALLRRLKADIQQKDREVLELLQERVTLFSDLVEATGRGGGGGGDELSTSSFRTSSCSRNLFRADTPHAPQAEPLLSASIAEVDKLSELLLQSNIQKSSVTNGNQELSNGESGSLNGSLEINSSSSKKQDRNGNQLQERSLNEEVRQRLVSLSTQLHALQAAVIRQDSILELLLRTCPAPSPTPGSTPLPRLSRSMSRDTGLDASGEAVLLRRQVELLQEEVTRMRLRGEEPTRERAEIGSRKSSNGEISDVIREEKQVSRRRGSRELEPRPLAPLASQDPVDQLDGVQEGNEDEDEVMRISPRSDSPRDLQDIPEESECGAEPS, from the exons aacAAGGAGAAGGAGCGCCTGAAGCAGCGAGAGAAGGAGGCGCGAGAGAGGGAGGCCAGGCACAGCAACGGTCACCTGTTCACCTCCCTGACCGTGTCCTCCACcaccctctgctcctcctgcaaCAGGAGCATCACGGCCAAGGAGGCGCTCAGCTGCCCAG cctgtaATGTCACCATCCACAACCGCTGCAGAGACAGTCTGGCCAGCTGTGCCAAGATGAAACAGAAG CAACAGAAGCTAACGCTGGTGAGAAACAGTTCAGCTCTGCAGAACGTTGCCCTACGTACAAAAA ctccAATGATGAAGGAGCGTCCCAGTTCAGCCATTTATCCTTCCGACAGTCTTCGTCAGTCTCTGCTCGGCTCCAGACGGGTTCGCTCCGGCCTCTCGCTTGCAAAGAGTGTCTCTACCAATAACATCGCAGG gATGACGGAGGACTCTGTGGGTCTCAGGAGGATTTTGTCTCAGTCTACTGAGTCGTTGAACTTCAGGAGCAGGACTTTGTCGATGGAGTCTCTGACTGATGACG gTGAGTGGTGGTGgagccccctgctggaggagctgcaggtggagggCAGCTGTGTTCAGGCCGACAGCTGGAGTCTTGTTGTGGAGCCAAACTTCCTGCAGACGCTTCATAAAGATCTCATCAAACAACAGGACGTCATATATG agtTGATCCAGACAGAGTTTCACCATGTTCGGACGTTGCGGATCATGGAAGGGGTGTACCGGCGGGGGATGCAGGAGGAGGTGATGCTGGAGGCGGGAGTGGTTCACACCATCTTCCCCTGTCTGGACCAGCTGCTGGAGTGGCACTCAGGATTCCTGTCAGAGCTGCTGAACAGGAGGAAGGAGGGTCTGATGGAGGGCAGCTCCACCAACTTCACTGTCCGCAGGATTGGAGAACTGCTGCTCAGACAG ttttcCGGTCAGTCTGCAGACGACATGAAGAAACTTTACTCTGAGTTCTGCAGTCGACACCCGAAAGCTGTGAAACTCTACAAAGAAGTTTTAACTCGAGACCGAAGACTGCAGCAGTTCGTCAGG CGTGCCTGTCGTGGTCCTCTGCTGCGTCGTCATGGTGTTCAGGAGTGCATCCTGCTGGTGACACAGAGAATCACAAAGTACCCCGTCCTTATCCAGCGGATCCTCGACAACACCAAAG GCAGTGAAGAGGAGGCTCAGGCATTGAGTCGGGCACTGCTCCTCCTGAAGGAGCTCATCAGTTCCGTAGACAAGGAGGTGCTGGAACTGGACCGAACTAGGAGGCTGCAGGAGATTCAGGCCCGTCTGGATCCACGGGCCCAGGCGGAAGTCCAGGGAGGAGGAGTTTTTAGAGGAGGGGAGCTGCTGAGGAGGAAGCTCCTCCATGAGGGAACACTCCTCTGGAAGGTCCAGGGCTCCAGGATGAAAG ATGTGCAGGTCCTGCTGATGTCCGACATCTTGGTTTTCCTTCAGGAGAAAGATCAGAAGTTCACTTTTGCATCACTG gaCAAGTCTCCAGTGGTCTCTCTGAATAACCTGATCGTCAGAGACATAGCCAATCAGGAGCGAGGGATGTACCTGATCAGCGCCTCCACCCCTCCAGAGATGTACGAGCTGTATGCTTCGTCCAAAGATGACCGCAGGACCTGGATGAGCCGGATCCAGCAGACTTCCCTCAG TTGTCCATCCAGAGACGAGTTTCCTCTAATCGAGACTGAAGATAAAGCTTTACTGCGCCGACTCAAAG CTGACATCCAGCAGAAGGACAGGGAGGTGCTGGAGCTCCTGCAGGAACGAGTTACTCTGTTTTCTGATCTGGTGGAGgcgacaggaagaggaggaggaggaggaggagatgaactCAGCACCTCTTCCTTCAGGACCTCCTCGTGCAGCAGGAACCTGTTCAGAGCCGACACTCCTCACGCTCCTCAGGCGGAGCCGCTCCTCAGCGCCTCCATCGCTGAAG TTGACAAACTGAGTGAGCTGCTGCTCCAATCCAACATCCAGAAATCCTCTGTAACCAACGGCAACCAGGAGCTGAGCA atGGTGAATCTGGTTCTCTGAACGGTTCTTTGGAGATCAACAGCAGCTCGTCAAAG aaaCAGGACAGAAACGGTAACCAGCTGCAAGAACGAAGTCTCAACGAG GAAGTCCGTCAGCGATTGGTCAGTCTGAGCACTCAGCTCCACGCCCTGCAG GCTGCTGTGATTCGTCAGGACTCGATCCTGGAGCTGTTACTCAGAACATGTCCCGCCCCCTCACCTACCCCTGGCTCCACCCCCTTGCCCCGCCTCAGTCGGTCGATGTCACGGGACACGGGGCTGGACGCCAGCGGGGAGGCGGTGCTGCTGCGGCGACAGGTAGAGCTGCTCCAGGAGGAAGTGACACGGATGCGTCTGAGGGGGGAAGAGCcaaccagagagagagcagagataGGCAGCAGGAAGAGCAGTAATGGAGagatcagtgatgtcatcagggaaGAAAAG caggtGAGCAGGAGGCGTGGCAGCAGGGAACTCGAGCCTCGCCCCCTTGCCCCATTGGCCAGTCAGGATCCAGTCGACCAATTAGATGGCGTCCAGGAAGGAAACGAGGATGAGGACGAAGTGATGAGGATCTCCCCTCGCTCTGACAGCCCCAGAG ACCTGCAGGACATCCCAGAGGAGAGCGAGTGTGGAGCTGAACCCAGTTAA
- the arhgef2b gene encoding rho guanine nucleotide exchange factor 2 isoform X2 — protein MSRLLESRRQDRMKEINLKNKEKERLKQREKEAREREARHSNGHLFTSLTVSSTTLCSSCNRSITAKEALSCPACNVTIHNRCRDSLASCAKMKQKQQKLTLVRNSSALQNVALRTKTPMMKERPSSAIYPSDSLRQSLLGSRRVRSGLSLAKSVSTNNIAGMTEDSVGLRRILSQSTESLNFRSRTLSMESLTDDGEWWWSPLLEELQVEGSCVQADSWSLVVEPNFLQTLHKDLIKQQDVIYELIQTEFHHVRTLRIMEGVYRRGMQEEVMLEAGVVHTIFPCLDQLLEWHSGFLSELLNRRKEGLMEGSSTNFTVRRIGELLLRQFSGQSADDMKKLYSEFCSRHPKAVKLYKEVLTRDRRLQQFVRRACRGPLLRRHGVQECILLVTQRITKYPVLIQRILDNTKGSEEEAQALSRALLLLKELISSVDKEVLELDRTRRLQEIQARLDPRAQAEVQGGGVFRGGELLRRKLLHEGTLLWKVQGSRMKDVQVLLMSDILVFLQEKDQKFTFASLDKSPVVSLNNLIVRDIANQERGMYLISASTPPEMYELYASSKDDRRTWMSRIQQTSLSCPSRDEFPLIETEDKALLRRLKADIQQKDREVLELLQERVTLFSDLVEATGRGGGGGGDELSTSSFRTSSCSRNLFRADTPHAPQAEPLLSASIAEVDKLSELLLQSNIQKSSVTNGNQELSNGESGSLNGSLEINSSSSKKQDRNGNQLQERSLNEEVRQRLVSLSTQLHALQAAVIRQDSILELLLRTCPAPSPTPGSTPLPRLSRSMSRDTGLDASGEAVLLRRQVELLQEEVTRMRLRGEEPTRERAEIGSRKSSNGEISDVIREEKVSRRRGSRELEPRPLAPLASQDPVDQLDGVQEGNEDEDEVMRISPRSDSPRDLQDIPEESECGAEPS, from the exons aacAAGGAGAAGGAGCGCCTGAAGCAGCGAGAGAAGGAGGCGCGAGAGAGGGAGGCCAGGCACAGCAACGGTCACCTGTTCACCTCCCTGACCGTGTCCTCCACcaccctctgctcctcctgcaaCAGGAGCATCACGGCCAAGGAGGCGCTCAGCTGCCCAG cctgtaATGTCACCATCCACAACCGCTGCAGAGACAGTCTGGCCAGCTGTGCCAAGATGAAACAGAAG CAACAGAAGCTAACGCTGGTGAGAAACAGTTCAGCTCTGCAGAACGTTGCCCTACGTACAAAAA ctccAATGATGAAGGAGCGTCCCAGTTCAGCCATTTATCCTTCCGACAGTCTTCGTCAGTCTCTGCTCGGCTCCAGACGGGTTCGCTCCGGCCTCTCGCTTGCAAAGAGTGTCTCTACCAATAACATCGCAGG gATGACGGAGGACTCTGTGGGTCTCAGGAGGATTTTGTCTCAGTCTACTGAGTCGTTGAACTTCAGGAGCAGGACTTTGTCGATGGAGTCTCTGACTGATGACG gTGAGTGGTGGTGgagccccctgctggaggagctgcaggtggagggCAGCTGTGTTCAGGCCGACAGCTGGAGTCTTGTTGTGGAGCCAAACTTCCTGCAGACGCTTCATAAAGATCTCATCAAACAACAGGACGTCATATATG agtTGATCCAGACAGAGTTTCACCATGTTCGGACGTTGCGGATCATGGAAGGGGTGTACCGGCGGGGGATGCAGGAGGAGGTGATGCTGGAGGCGGGAGTGGTTCACACCATCTTCCCCTGTCTGGACCAGCTGCTGGAGTGGCACTCAGGATTCCTGTCAGAGCTGCTGAACAGGAGGAAGGAGGGTCTGATGGAGGGCAGCTCCACCAACTTCACTGTCCGCAGGATTGGAGAACTGCTGCTCAGACAG ttttcCGGTCAGTCTGCAGACGACATGAAGAAACTTTACTCTGAGTTCTGCAGTCGACACCCGAAAGCTGTGAAACTCTACAAAGAAGTTTTAACTCGAGACCGAAGACTGCAGCAGTTCGTCAGG CGTGCCTGTCGTGGTCCTCTGCTGCGTCGTCATGGTGTTCAGGAGTGCATCCTGCTGGTGACACAGAGAATCACAAAGTACCCCGTCCTTATCCAGCGGATCCTCGACAACACCAAAG GCAGTGAAGAGGAGGCTCAGGCATTGAGTCGGGCACTGCTCCTCCTGAAGGAGCTCATCAGTTCCGTAGACAAGGAGGTGCTGGAACTGGACCGAACTAGGAGGCTGCAGGAGATTCAGGCCCGTCTGGATCCACGGGCCCAGGCGGAAGTCCAGGGAGGAGGAGTTTTTAGAGGAGGGGAGCTGCTGAGGAGGAAGCTCCTCCATGAGGGAACACTCCTCTGGAAGGTCCAGGGCTCCAGGATGAAAG ATGTGCAGGTCCTGCTGATGTCCGACATCTTGGTTTTCCTTCAGGAGAAAGATCAGAAGTTCACTTTTGCATCACTG gaCAAGTCTCCAGTGGTCTCTCTGAATAACCTGATCGTCAGAGACATAGCCAATCAGGAGCGAGGGATGTACCTGATCAGCGCCTCCACCCCTCCAGAGATGTACGAGCTGTATGCTTCGTCCAAAGATGACCGCAGGACCTGGATGAGCCGGATCCAGCAGACTTCCCTCAG TTGTCCATCCAGAGACGAGTTTCCTCTAATCGAGACTGAAGATAAAGCTTTACTGCGCCGACTCAAAG CTGACATCCAGCAGAAGGACAGGGAGGTGCTGGAGCTCCTGCAGGAACGAGTTACTCTGTTTTCTGATCTGGTGGAGgcgacaggaagaggaggaggaggaggaggagatgaactCAGCACCTCTTCCTTCAGGACCTCCTCGTGCAGCAGGAACCTGTTCAGAGCCGACACTCCTCACGCTCCTCAGGCGGAGCCGCTCCTCAGCGCCTCCATCGCTGAAG TTGACAAACTGAGTGAGCTGCTGCTCCAATCCAACATCCAGAAATCCTCTGTAACCAACGGCAACCAGGAGCTGAGCA atGGTGAATCTGGTTCTCTGAACGGTTCTTTGGAGATCAACAGCAGCTCGTCAAAG aaaCAGGACAGAAACGGTAACCAGCTGCAAGAACGAAGTCTCAACGAG GAAGTCCGTCAGCGATTGGTCAGTCTGAGCACTCAGCTCCACGCCCTGCAG GCTGCTGTGATTCGTCAGGACTCGATCCTGGAGCTGTTACTCAGAACATGTCCCGCCCCCTCACCTACCCCTGGCTCCACCCCCTTGCCCCGCCTCAGTCGGTCGATGTCACGGGACACGGGGCTGGACGCCAGCGGGGAGGCGGTGCTGCTGCGGCGACAGGTAGAGCTGCTCCAGGAGGAAGTGACACGGATGCGTCTGAGGGGGGAAGAGCcaaccagagagagagcagagataGGCAGCAGGAAGAGCAGTAATGGAGagatcagtgatgtcatcagggaaGAAAAG gtGAGCAGGAGGCGTGGCAGCAGGGAACTCGAGCCTCGCCCCCTTGCCCCATTGGCCAGTCAGGATCCAGTCGACCAATTAGATGGCGTCCAGGAAGGAAACGAGGATGAGGACGAAGTGATGAGGATCTCCCCTCGCTCTGACAGCCCCAGAG ACCTGCAGGACATCCCAGAGGAGAGCGAGTGTGGAGCTGAACCCAGTTAA